In Lates calcarifer isolate ASB-BC8 linkage group LG21, TLL_Latcal_v3, whole genome shotgun sequence, a single window of DNA contains:
- the aasdhppt gene encoding L-aminoadipate-semialdehyde dehydrogenase-phosphopantetheinyl transferase — translation MTGRERGEEMGSVRWAFRCGSWTPSRCDWLFAARCIQREEKDRIGQFVFAKDAKSAMAGRLLLRRFVCEMMGVPWSEIRLERSPRGKPYLAAPLKVSSHSGLPWSFNLSHQGDYAVLAAEQRVQVGVDIMKNTMPGSTSVPEFFRIMTRQFTAYEWSVIQSAGSEHQQLAAFYRHWALKESFIKAIGTGLGFNLQRVEFHLSSESLTQGRALRQTKMHLDEEEEEDWIFEESLLDVDHHVAVALGPAGNLDSAHHPSSLPPPTIFTLLSFSDLIASASPLTEEDPAYWDSFKMKAEAPQRQRETHTSR, via the exons ATgacagggagggaaagaggtGAAGAGATGGGGTCTGTCCGGTGGGCTTTTCGCTGTGGGTCGTGGACACCGAGCAGGTGTGACTGGCTGTTCGCTGCTCGCTGCatccagagagaggagaaagacaggatCGGGCAGTTTGTGTTTGCTAAAGATGCGAAATCGGCCATG GCTGGCAGGTTGTTGCTCAGGAGGTTTGTCTGTGAAATGATGGGGGTCCCCTGGTCAGAGATCAGACTGGAGCGGTCTCCCAGAGGGAAACCTTACTTGGCAGCACCGCTCAAG GTTAGCTCACATTCAGGTCTGCCCTGGAGTTTCAATCTCTCCCACCAGGGGGATTATGCTGTGCTTGCTGCGGAGCAGAGGGTGCAGGTGGGAGTGGATATCATGAAGAACACCATGCCAG gtAGCACCTCTGTGCCAGAGTTTTTCCGCATCATGACTCGTCAGTTTACAGCGTACGAATGGAGCGTCATCCAGTCAGCTGGCTCAGAGCACCAGCAGCTCGCCGCATTCTACCGCCACTgg GCCCTGAAGGAGAGCTTCATCAAAGCCATTGGCACAGGTCTGGGCTTCAACCTGCAGAGGGTGGAGTTTCACCTGTCCTCTGAATCACTCACACAGGGCCGAGCACTGCGCCAGACCAAGATGCATTtagatgaggaagaggaagaggactgGATATTTGAA GAGAGCTTGCTGGATGTTGACCATCATGTTGCCGTAGCGCTCGGACCAGCAGGCAATCTAGACTCTGCA CATCAtccttcatctcttcctcctcctacaATATTCACGCTGCTGTCGTTCAGCGACCTCATCGCCTCAGCCTCACCTCTGACAGAGGAGGACCCCGCCTACTGGGACAGCTTCAAGATGAAGGCTGAAgctccacagagacagagagagacacacacgtCCAGATAA